The Bacteroidales bacterium genome contains the following window.
ATGCGGTCACTGACATAACCGAGCCTCAAATTGATCTGAATGAACTGCGGGCTCGTGGAGTTGAATACATACGTGAACAGTTAGTGTCTTACAGATCAGCAATTGCTGCCGATCAGTCACCGATTGTGAGCATCACGGCTTATCTGAACCTGCTTGCCGGCCTGGTCGGAAGTTTTGAAAAGTCGGACATTGCAGCAGATGCCGGTTCAAATTTTCATAAAGATGTTCAAGCGTTGAAAATCAATGCAGCGCTTACCGATGCCATAAAACATCTTGTGTCCATTGAAAAAAATCCTGCAACCCTGGCTAACTCACATGCCAACCGCGATGCTGCTGCTCTTGAAGCTCTTTATGAATTTCTCGAAACTGAATGGTTTGGCGGCGACACTTATGCTGCCATAGCAGCCGATGGTACACCTTTTAGCAATGATAACACCGGCCGCATCGCAATCATTGATGCACTGAGCGCTACTGTTGATGTGATCCTTCAAGCTTATCAGGGCTTGCTTTCTGCTGCACTGTTTTATGAGGACCAGGCAGAAAAGGCCATATTTGCTTCGCATACTTTCTTTCATGGTGTCAACGACAAGGTTACTGAATATATGCGAACCTTGCCGCCATCTGCCGCCATCGCCGGTGTGTATGCCACCATTGACCGTACCCGTGGTGTCTGGAAAGCGCCGGCCAATATCAGCCTGAATTCGGTAATTGGCCCGGCTGTGAAAATTGATAGCCGCGATCAGGAAAGCCTGAACGTACACACCACCGGAAAATCAGTGAATGCTATCCGCGCTTTCGCCGGAAAAGGCACTTTGGTCTGGGGGGCTCGCACCCTGGCAGGAAATGACAATGAATGGCGTTATGTGCCGGTACGCAGGTTCTTTATCATGGTTGAGCAAAGCACAAAGAAAGCTTCTGAGCCATTTGTGTTCGAACCCAACGATGCAAACACATGGGTGAAAGTCAGAGCAATGATCGAGAACTTCCTGATACTCCAATGGCGGGCCGGAGCGCTACAAGGCGCCAAACCCGAAGATGCATTCTTTGTTCGTGTAGGTCTCGGCGAAACCATGACCGAGCTCGACATCCTTGAAGGCAGAATGATCGTTGAAATTGGCATGGCCGTGGTAAGGCCGGCGGAATTCATCATCCTCCGCTTCAGCCACAAGATGCTGACGGGGAATGCATAACAGATAGCGGGAGGTTTCACTTCCGCCAAAAACATAACAGACAATCCAACAATCCAATAAAACAAAACCTTAAATAACATTAACATGGCAACTTATCCATTACCTAAGTTTCATTTTCAGGTTGAGTGGGGCGGCACACGTATCGGCTTTACCGAAGTCAGCGGCCTGACCATCGAAAATGAAGTGATCGAATACCGCGAAGGCAGCAAC
Protein-coding sequences here:
- a CDS encoding phage tail sheath subtilisin-like domain-containing protein, whose amino-acid sequence is MSYKTPGVYVEEIALFPPSVAQVETAIPAFVGYTGKAEDPNGKDLTDLPVKIKSLVEFESLFGTAYTPESFRIVTDETKRNAIVSITPSKHFFLYESMRQFYDNGGGNCYIVSVGSYEDNIEFAALKAGFDTLRKYDEPTLLLSPDAVGLLDGDDEPDLAQFAELQKLALKQCADLQDRFAILDVMQGHLAEDVVSQPVSDFRDSIGINSLNYGAAYYPWVISSYNHKVGLRQLQFFDVADLDTEIVDLTEFSNNTNENALLEKLAETREDSDAVTDITEPQIDLNELRARGVEYIREQLVSYRSAIAADQSPIVSITAYLNLLAGLVGSFEKSDIAADAGSNFHKDVQALKINAALTDAIKHLVSIEKNPATLANSHANRDAAALEALYEFLETEWFGGDTYAAIAADGTPFSNDNTGRIAIIDALSATVDVILQAYQGLLSAALFYEDQAEKAIFASHTFFHGVNDKVTEYMRTLPPSAAIAGVYATIDRTRGVWKAPANISLNSVIGPAVKIDSRDQESLNVHTTGKSVNAIRAFAGKGTLVWGARTLAGNDNEWRYVPVRRFFIMVEQSTKKASEPFVFEPNDANTWVKVRAMIENFLILQWRAGALQGAKPEDAFFVRVGLGETMTELDILEGRMIVEIGMAVVRPAEFIILRFSHKMLTGNA